Proteins from one Arcobacter sp. F2176 genomic window:
- the cmoB gene encoding tRNA 5-methoxyuridine(34)/uridine 5-oxyacetic acid(34) synthase CmoB — MNEQNKQLEELQKKRIECLSWKNIKPWHEQLLKAQEIQKRPCEVKLEDWLTIGKESDLNDEEKEIILQTAKTLIPWRKGPFNLFGLEIDSEWQSNIKYNLIRPHFNLKDKVVADIGCNNGYYMFRMLEDKPKKLIGFDPSPLTMLQFEFINHFIKSDIVYEKLGVEHLEIYNHSFDFIFMLGVLYHRADPVGTLKLLRNSLNKDGEVLIDTFMIDGEDEVALTPNGRYSKIPNIYFVPTIPALKNWLNRAGFCDIEVLAVTTTSSEEQRKTKWSFDQSLEDFLDPNDKNKTVEGYPAPKRVYVKARRKN, encoded by the coding sequence ATGAATGAACAAAATAAACAATTAGAAGAATTACAAAAAAAGAGAATAGAGTGTCTTTCTTGGAAAAATATTAAACCATGGCATGAGCAACTTTTAAAAGCACAAGAAATCCAAAAAAGACCTTGTGAAGTTAAACTTGAAGATTGGCTTACTATTGGAAAAGAATCAGATTTAAATGATGAAGAAAAAGAGATTATTTTACAAACAGCAAAAACATTAATACCTTGGAGAAAAGGACCTTTTAATCTTTTTGGATTGGAAATTGATAGTGAATGGCAAAGTAATATAAAGTATAATCTTATTCGACCACATTTTAATTTAAAAGATAAAGTTGTCGCTGATATAGGTTGTAACAATGGTTATTATATGTTTAGAATGCTTGAGGATAAGCCTAAAAAACTTATAGGATTTGACCCAAGTCCACTTACTATGCTTCAATTTGAGTTTATTAATCATTTTATAAAAAGTGATATAGTTTATGAAAAACTTGGAGTTGAACATTTAGAAATATATAATCATAGTTTTGATTTTATTTTTATGTTAGGTGTTTTGTACCACAGAGCTGATCCTGTTGGGACATTAAAGCTTTTAAGAAACTCTTTAAATAAAGATGGTGAAGTTTTAATTGATACTTTTATGATAGATGGTGAAGATGAAGTTGCTTTAACTCCAAATGGACGATACTCAAAAATACCAAATATCTATTTTGTACCTACAATCCCAGCACTTAAAAATTGGTTAAATAGAGCAGGGTTCTGTGATATTGAAGTTCTTGCAGTCACAACTACTTCAAGTGAAGAGCAAAGAAAAACAAAATGGTCTTTTGATCAAAGTTTGGAAGACTTTTTAGACCCAAATGACAAAAATAAAACAGTGGAAGGTTATCCAGCACCTAAAAGGGTATATGTAAAAGCAAGAAGAAAGAATTAG
- a CDS encoding GGDEF domain-containing protein has protein sequence MLKNSILNLIKSSCNREKDFTSLEKIYELYEQLQYSSNLKQMAEDIYLWLNRNYNVDNVTFSLFDMKNNRKENIYVKGEEFYLDDDKSFFFIINTHTSQNAIVSFSSTSKTHFTVLEAEYNAIESAFFQISPIIQSGILKKNYVQSNSIDSVTNVYNRQYLTEHVNKLINLSHTDTSDIFFLMIGIDRFKAVIDEFDYDIGDKVLIELAKVIHTNISEFDLVARLSGDEFLVSILSSDNENEIRVICEKIIEDFANVEIQINEKATLKKTICIGYDKFNTKHSSLDQIIKNTDTALYEAKNKGRSSFLAFTDIKEEDNIDLF, from the coding sequence ATGTTAAAAAATTCTATACTAAATTTGATTAAATCATCATGCAATCGTGAAAAAGATTTTACTTCTTTAGAAAAGATTTATGAATTATATGAACAACTACAATACTCTTCAAACCTAAAACAAATGGCAGAAGATATTTATTTGTGGCTAAATAGAAATTATAATGTCGACAATGTGACATTTTCTTTATTTGATATGAAAAACAATAGAAAAGAAAATATTTATGTAAAAGGAGAAGAGTTTTATTTAGATGACGATAAATCTTTTTTCTTTATAATTAATACTCACACTTCTCAAAATGCTATAGTGTCTTTCTCTTCTACTTCAAAAACTCATTTTACAGTACTAGAAGCTGAATATAATGCAATTGAGTCAGCATTTTTTCAAATATCACCTATTATCCAAAGTGGTATTTTAAAGAAAAACTATGTTCAATCAAACTCAATTGATTCTGTTACAAATGTTTATAATAGACAATATTTAACAGAGCATGTTAATAAATTGATTAACTTATCACATACTGATACAAGTGATATATTCTTTTTAATGATAGGAATAGATAGATTTAAAGCTGTAATTGATGAATTTGATTATGATATTGGAGATAAGGTTTTAATAGAACTTGCGAAAGTTATTCATACAAATATCTCAGAATTTGATTTAGTAGCAAGACTTTCAGGAGATGAATTTTTAGTTTCTATTTTAAGTAGTGACAATGAAAATGAAATCAGAGTTATATGCGAAAAGATTATTGAAGACTTTGCAAATGTTGAAATACAAATAAATGAAAAAGCTACTCTTAAAAAAACAATATGTATTGGTTATGATAAGTTTAATACAAAACATTCATCACTAGATCAAATTATAAAAAATACTGATACAGCACTTTATGAAGCTAAAAATAAAGGAAGAAGTTCATTTTTAGCTTTTACTGATATAAAAGAAGAAGATAATATAGATTTATTCTAA
- a CDS encoding MBL fold metallo-hydrolase translates to MDIKRKPMGEYQTNCYIATVDNKDFIIDPGVDAIEWIKQNVTNPVVILNTHGHFDHVWSNYEVSQEFGLKIYCPKDDAFLLEKDPYGFGMTPSHPDILVNEDEEFDFDGTIVKYHFFPGHTPGCSAIEIDGNLFSGDFIFKGTIGRVDFPFSNPQDMKNSIKKVLSWERNIKIHPGHGESTTLRDENHSLKGWLNYL, encoded by the coding sequence ATGGATATAAAAAGAAAACCAATGGGTGAGTATCAAACAAATTGTTATATTGCGACAGTTGATAATAAAGACTTTATAATAGATCCAGGTGTTGATGCAATAGAATGGATAAAACAAAATGTTACAAATCCTGTTGTTATATTAAATACTCATGGACACTTTGATCATGTGTGGTCAAACTATGAAGTTAGTCAGGAATTTGGGTTGAAAATTTATTGTCCTAAAGATGATGCATTTTTACTTGAAAAAGATCCATATGGATTTGGAATGACACCAAGTCATCCAGATATTTTAGTAAATGAAGATGAAGAGTTTGATTTTGATGGTACAATTGTAAAATATCATTTTTTTCCAGGACATACACCTGGTTGTTCTGCTATAGAAATAGATGGTAATCTTTTTAGTGGTGACTTTATATTTAAAGGCACAATTGGAAGAGTAGATTTTCCTTTTTCAAATCCTCAAGATATGAAAAATAGTATTAAAAAAGTTTTATCTTGGGAAAGAAATATTAAGATTCATCCAGGACATGGTGAAAGTACAACATTAAGGGATGAAAATCATTCATTAAAAGGTTGGTTAAATTATTTATAA
- a CDS encoding M20/M25/M40 family metallo-hydrolase produces the protein MNLVLDIFKEITTIPRCSGTHNEFINYVKNHALEYDYECFVDEVNNILCKKKNSKSKICLQSHYDIVCLIDNTIPKIIEDNGFFKAENSTLGADNGIGCSYMLALMAENKDLEYLFTSDEEVGLIGANDIKLEIKSPFMLNLDSEEEGEICIGCAGGVDIIAKHSSHKLIANNDKLKMYEITISKLRGGHSGVNIHENIPNALKLIAKSIKECGGKLLDLNGGERINSIPANAKAIIAAKTPPLINHENMSITEVKDIPEHFNIYSDEIIDFIYNFENGVREFNPELNVVETSINLAIAKTQLNEIVVKLSARSMDNDKLYTIKKETKETLEKYNFEVETKGKYPAWKPDKNEFTQTVYEIYKKHNEKAEFRAIHAGLECAIFKEKFPHLKVASIGPNIYNPHSYDEKVSISSINNLFQIVKEVIEL, from the coding sequence TTGAATTTAGTATTAGATATATTTAAAGAAATAACAACCATACCAAGATGCAGTGGCACACACAATGAATTTATAAATTATGTTAAAAATCACGCTTTAGAATATGATTATGAGTGTTTTGTTGATGAAGTTAATAATATCCTTTGTAAAAAGAAAAACTCAAAATCAAAGATTTGTTTACAATCACACTATGATATTGTTTGTTTAATAGATAACACTATTCCTAAAATAATAGAAGACAATGGCTTTTTTAAGGCAGAGAATTCAACTTTAGGTGCAGATAATGGTATTGGATGTTCTTACATGCTAGCACTTATGGCTGAAAATAAAGATTTAGAGTACCTTTTTACTTCTGATGAAGAAGTTGGCTTAATTGGTGCAAATGACATAAAGCTTGAAATAAAATCTCCTTTTATGTTAAATCTTGATTCAGAAGAAGAAGGAGAAATTTGCATAGGATGTGCAGGAGGTGTTGATATAATAGCTAAACACTCTTCTCATAAATTGATTGCCAATAATGATAAGTTAAAAATGTATGAAATAACTATTTCAAAACTAAGAGGTGGTCATAGTGGTGTAAATATCCATGAAAATATACCAAATGCCTTAAAACTAATTGCAAAATCAATTAAAGAATGTGGTGGTAAATTATTAGATTTAAATGGAGGGGAAAGAATTAATTCAATTCCTGCAAATGCAAAAGCAATAATTGCAGCTAAAACTCCACCACTAATAAACCATGAAAATATGAGCATAACAGAAGTAAAAGATATACCTGAACACTTTAATATATATAGTGATGAAATAATTGATTTCATTTATAATTTTGAAAATGGAGTAAGAGAGTTTAATCCTGAACTAAATGTAGTAGAAACTTCAATTAACTTAGCAATTGCAAAAACTCAACTTAATGAAATAGTTGTCAAGTTAAGTGCTAGATCTATGGATAATGATAAATTATATACTATAAAAAAAGAGACAAAAGAAACATTAGAAAAATATAACTTTGAAGTTGAAACAAAAGGTAAATATCCAGCATGGAAGCCAGATAAAAATGAATTTACACAAACAGTATATGAAATATATAAAAAACATAATGAAAAAGCAGAATTTAGAGCTATTCATGCAGGATTAGAGTGTGCTATTTTTAAAGAGAAATTTCCGCATTTAAAAGTTGCATCAATAGGACCAAATATCTATAATCCACACTCATATGATGAAAAAGTAAGTATTAGTTCTATTAATAATCTATTTCAAATTGTAAAAGAAGTTATTGAATTATAA
- a CDS encoding HD domain-containing phosphohydrolase, with the protein MKLSLKTLLLISFSFIIVISMSIISMMSYYSTKANMAEQSYKIMQNISDFAVDKSKTYMNVATDASNLTRNLENKHVINMNNEKKLVSYFFEQMAINQYFSGLYYASTDGKFLMLLKDKNGYLKKKIYFNDEQKRVVTLSHNDKNMNLEKEEILPNDKYEPRLRAWYINAIQHKKSTWTEPYIFYTTKKTGITISTPIYNNKNVLLGVIGIDIEIESLSTFINNLKLGDNGKVFLINKALKILSLPTEKNKIITMDSLEKNSIIKLAYNELKKQTDVKSIKNKLFLTLKKGDDTYQAMFLPFKIGELQWTVGMYVLEDDFLGILKNNNIFNILFIIIIGFISLFISLKISNYISSPILKLRNMTKKIEVLNLNQSDVHPNPIKEINELITSFNKMKINLKESYLDTLYRLAVASEYKDSDTAEHINRIGLYSETIARRLRLSEDEIYILKHASAMHDIGKLGIPDRILLKPGKLDEQERKIVETHPAIGAAILKNPTSNIMKMGRDISLYHHEKWDGTGYPKGLKAEEIPLFARIVSIVDVFDALMSKRCYKEAFSENKSKDIILKGKGTFFDPKIVDAFEECFEELVKISKENS; encoded by the coding sequence ATGAAACTATCATTAAAAACACTTCTTTTAATTTCTTTTTCTTTTATTATTGTTATATCAATGAGTATTATATCAATGATGTCATATTATTCTACAAAAGCCAATATGGCAGAACAATCATATAAGATAATGCAAAATATATCAGACTTTGCAGTTGATAAATCAAAAACATATATGAATGTTGCAACTGATGCTTCTAATTTGACTAGAAACTTAGAAAATAAACATGTAATAAATATGAATAATGAAAAAAAACTAGTTAGTTATTTCTTTGAACAAATGGCTATAAATCAATATTTTTCAGGACTTTATTACGCTTCTACTGATGGAAAATTTTTGATGCTTTTAAAAGATAAAAATGGATATTTAAAGAAAAAGATTTATTTTAACGATGAACAAAAAAGAGTAGTTACACTTTCCCATAATGATAAAAATATGAATTTAGAAAAAGAAGAAATACTTCCTAATGACAAATATGAACCAAGGCTTAGGGCTTGGTATATAAATGCGATTCAACATAAAAAATCAACTTGGACCGAGCCGTATATTTTTTATACTACAAAAAAAACTGGAATAACAATATCAACACCAATTTATAATAATAAAAATGTACTTTTAGGAGTAATAGGGATTGATATAGAAATAGAAAGTTTATCTACTTTTATTAATAATCTAAAGCTAGGAGATAATGGAAAAGTATTTTTAATAAATAAAGCCTTAAAAATATTATCATTGCCCACAGAAAAAAATAAGATTATTACAATGGATAGTTTAGAAAAAAATAGTATTATAAAACTTGCATATAATGAACTAAAAAAACAAACAGATGTTAAGTCTATAAAAAATAAACTTTTTTTAACACTTAAAAAAGGTGATGATACTTATCAAGCCATGTTTTTACCTTTTAAAATTGGGGAATTACAATGGACGGTTGGTATGTATGTTCTAGAAGATGATTTTCTAGGAATATTAAAAAATAACAATATTTTTAATATTTTATTTATAATAATTATTGGATTTATATCTTTATTTATTAGTCTTAAAATATCAAACTATATTTCAAGTCCAATATTAAAATTAAGAAATATGACTAAAAAAATTGAGGTACTAAATCTAAATCAATCAGATGTTCATCCAAATCCAATAAAAGAAATAAATGAGTTAATTACTTCATTTAATAAGATGAAAATAAATCTAAAAGAGTCATATTTAGATACTTTGTACAGATTAGCTGTAGCTTCTGAATATAAAGATAGTGATACAGCAGAACATATAAATAGAATTGGATTATATTCAGAAACAATAGCTAGAAGGCTTAGATTGTCTGAAGATGAAATATATATATTAAAACATGCCAGTGCCATGCATGATATTGGAAAGCTTGGTATTCCAGATAGAATATTGTTAAAACCAGGGAAATTAGATGAGCAAGAAAGAAAGATAGTTGAAACACATCCTGCAATAGGAGCTGCTATATTGAAGAATCCTACTTCTAATATTATGAAAATGGGAAGAGATATCTCTTTATATCACCATGAAAAATGGGATGGGACTGGTTATCCAAAAGGCTTAAAAGCAGAAGAAATACCATTATTTGCTAGAATTGTATCTATTGTAGATGTTTTTGATGCTTTGATGTCTAAACGATGTTATAAAGAGGCATTTAGTGAAAATAAATCTAAAGATATTATTTTAAAAGGAAAAGGTACATTTTTTGATCCAAAAATTGTAGATGCTTTTGAAGAGTGCTTTGAAGAGTTAGTTAAAATATCAAAAGAAAATTCATAA
- the ccsA gene encoding cytochrome c biogenesis protein CcsA, producing MNKILDILFSFKTTLSLLALLAIGAAVATFIENDYGTSTARVLVYDNLWYEAILVLTTVNLMGIIYRRKMWRQKAKFLFHSSFVLILIGAAVTRFAGYEGIMQIREGQTQDLMYSLNPYLQVQIKQKDGSSFYKEYPLEFAASTLRKGMDDGYNTGLVEYFAQKLNNFSYDIKFNNKDLNLNYIDYTVSKKGKSEMGILSVDLTLNGVTKTVRLPGKRGQKGFPKIEDFGDTIVTLEYGSKLLKLPFSIKLNDFQLDRYPGSMSPSSYASEVTVNEANGKSYDYRIFMNRTLHQGNFLFFQSSYDPDEKGTVLSVNNDPGKWPTYAGYFFLTLGLILNLFSKQSRFWILANKLKNKNFASLVVALSLSFTACNLHAAEQQTQEEQISQSQHQVVIKEYKNPEEYINMLKKDSSSVANKFGLLTVQSNAGRMKPIDTLDREILLKLSGKTSMFDLNADQIVLGMISRPEIWRDVKMIKITTPRLKKFLGIDNSRKYIAFSEVFKDGKYILANEINKAITTKPSDRGTYEKDVIRVDERLNIAYMTYNANLFNMFPNPDDNKSTKWLNPVDAMQTFQGRAQKAVETMVRGFINTIIIEDWENAGKYLDFINSYQRKVGEKIIPSEREISNEILFNKIDIFPKLTLAYLFVGFIMLITSFIVVFNPKIKPKKTTLVAFIVLAILFATHTFGMGFRWLIAGHAPWSNTYESLLYISWSGVFAGVVFFRKSLLALSASVIVAAIFMFTAHLTSIDPQITNLVPVLKSYWLTIHVSILTASYGFFGLSAIIGFMTLILFIFRKNRPHLDETIKHITYINEMSLIIGLSAITIGNFLGGVWANESWGRYWGWDPKETWAYVSIVVYAIVIHLRFVKSLNNPFVLTTASVLAFSTILMTYFGVNFYLSGMHSYATGDPVPIPMWVYVVTTFVLVTIAAAYRNRNLKA from the coding sequence TTGAATAAGATATTAGATATATTATTTTCATTTAAAACTACACTTTCCCTGCTTGCTTTATTAGCAATTGGTGCAGCTGTAGCTACATTTATTGAAAATGATTATGGAACTTCAACTGCTAGAGTTTTAGTTTATGATAACTTGTGGTACGAAGCTATTTTAGTTCTTACAACAGTTAATTTAATGGGAATTATATACAGAAGAAAAATGTGGAGACAAAAAGCAAAATTTTTGTTTCATTCATCTTTTGTTTTGATTTTAATAGGTGCCGCAGTTACAAGATTTGCAGGATATGAAGGTATTATGCAAATAAGAGAAGGTCAAACTCAAGATTTAATGTATTCTTTAAATCCATACTTACAAGTACAGATTAAACAAAAAGATGGAAGTTCTTTTTACAAAGAATATCCATTAGAATTTGCAGCATCAACTTTAAGAAAAGGTATGGATGATGGTTATAATACAGGCTTAGTTGAATATTTTGCCCAAAAGTTAAATAATTTTAGTTATGACATAAAATTTAACAATAAAGATTTGAATTTAAATTATATTGATTATACTGTAAGTAAAAAAGGCAAATCAGAAATGGGTATCTTATCTGTTGATTTAACTTTAAATGGGGTAACAAAAACAGTTAGATTACCAGGGAAAAGAGGACAAAAAGGTTTTCCAAAAATTGAAGACTTTGGTGATACTATTGTAACTTTAGAATATGGTTCTAAATTATTAAAATTACCTTTTTCAATTAAACTAAATGACTTTCAACTTGATAGATATCCAGGAAGTATGTCCCCTTCTTCTTATGCTTCAGAAGTTACAGTTAATGAAGCAAATGGAAAATCATATGATTATAGAATTTTTATGAATAGAACACTTCACCAAGGCAATTTTTTATTCTTCCAAAGTTCTTATGACCCAGATGAAAAAGGAACAGTTTTGTCAGTAAACAATGATCCAGGTAAATGGCCAACTTATGCAGGATATTTTTTCTTAACTTTAGGACTTATTTTAAACCTATTTAGTAAACAATCGAGATTTTGGATACTTGCTAATAAATTAAAAAATAAAAACTTTGCATCGTTGGTTGTTGCTCTAAGTTTATCTTTTACGGCCTGTAATCTACATGCAGCAGAACAACAAACACAAGAAGAACAAATATCTCAATCTCAACATCAAGTAGTAATAAAAGAGTACAAAAATCCAGAAGAATATATAAATATGCTTAAAAAAGATTCATCTTCTGTTGCAAATAAATTTGGATTACTCACTGTTCAAAGTAATGCAGGAAGAATGAAACCTATTGATACATTAGATAGAGAAATACTTTTAAAATTATCAGGAAAAACAAGTATGTTTGATCTAAATGCTGATCAAATAGTTCTAGGAATGATTTCTCGACCAGAAATCTGGAGAGATGTGAAAATGATAAAAATCACTACTCCAAGATTAAAAAAATTCTTAGGAATTGATAATTCACGAAAATATATTGCATTTTCGGAAGTTTTCAAAGATGGAAAATATATTTTAGCTAACGAAATAAATAAAGCAATTACAACAAAACCTTCTGATAGAGGTACATATGAAAAAGATGTAATTAGAGTTGATGAAAGATTAAATATCGCTTATATGACTTATAATGCAAACTTATTTAACATGTTCCCTAACCCTGATGATAATAAGTCAACAAAATGGCTTAATCCGGTAGATGCAATGCAAACTTTTCAAGGAAGAGCTCAAAAAGCTGTTGAAACGATGGTTAGAGGATTTATTAATACAATAATTATTGAAGATTGGGAGAATGCAGGAAAATATTTAGATTTTATTAACTCTTATCAAAGAAAAGTTGGTGAGAAAATTATTCCTAGTGAAAGAGAAATCTCTAATGAAATATTATTTAATAAAATTGATATATTTCCAAAACTAACACTAGCTTATTTATTTGTAGGATTTATTATGTTAATTACATCATTTATTGTTGTATTTAACCCTAAAATAAAACCTAAGAAAACTACATTAGTGGCATTTATTGTTTTAGCAATATTATTTGCGACTCACACTTTTGGAATGGGATTTAGATGGTTAATTGCTGGGCATGCTCCTTGGTCAAATACATATGAATCTTTACTTTATATATCATGGTCTGGTGTTTTTGCAGGTGTAGTTTTCTTTAGAAAATCATTACTTGCTTTAAGTGCCTCAGTTATAGTGGCTGCTATATTTATGTTTACAGCTCACTTAACAAGCATAGATCCACAAATTACAAATTTGGTTCCAGTACTTAAATCATATTGGTTAACAATCCATGTTTCAATTTTAACAGCATCTTATGGTTTCTTTGGATTAAGTGCTATTATTGGATTTATGACACTTATACTCTTTATATTTAGAAAAAATAGACCTCACTTAGATGAGACAATTAAACATATAACTTATATAAATGAAATGTCTTTAATCATTGGATTAAGTGCAATTACAATTGGAAACTTCTTAGGTGGAGTTTGGGCAAATGAATCTTGGGGAAGATATTGGGGCTGGGATCCAAAAGAGACTTGGGCTTATGTATCAATAGTTGTTTATGCCATAGTTATTCACTTAAGATTTGTTAAATCATTAAATAATCCATTTGTTTTAACAACTGCTTCTGTTTTAGCATTTAGTACGATTTTAATGACATATTTTGGAGTAAACTTCTATTTATCTGGAATGCATTCATATGCGACAGGAGATCCTGTGCCAATCCCTATGTGGGTTTATGTTGTAACAACTTTTGTATTAGTTACAATTGCAGCTGCATATAGAAATAGAAATCTAAAAGCCTAA
- a CDS encoding ferritin-like domain-containing protein, producing MNYFRDLEEILLTVNPNEKFRKFNFFYKEFINEDVDFNDNYKVVELNEPSYKDFMKIVLPKNVKIRKYFNTDEGKASLLHTIAHIEYSAIDLALDAALRFKNLPREYYKDWLEVASDEIRHFLMIEELMEKIGYKYGDFEVHTNLFEAMKKTNTLVERMAIVPRYLEANGLDQNPKIMKKLESNPDKINNEILKALSIILEEEVDHVYKGDKWFKYACKKNNLDTENTYLELLEKYYPGSTQGKKLDMNFEARKKAGFSCDELKRLSNRNECN from the coding sequence GTGAATTATTTTAGGGATTTAGAAGAGATTTTATTAACAGTTAATCCAAATGAAAAGTTTAGAAAATTTAATTTTTTTTACAAAGAATTTATAAATGAAGATGTAGATTTTAATGATAATTATAAAGTTGTTGAGTTAAATGAACCGTCGTATAAAGATTTTATGAAAATTGTTCTTCCAAAAAATGTAAAAATAAGAAAATATTTTAATACAGATGAAGGTAAAGCTAGTTTACTTCACACTATAGCTCATATTGAATATAGTGCTATTGATTTAGCTCTTGATGCTGCATTAAGGTTTAAAAACTTACCAAGAGAGTATTATAAAGATTGGTTAGAAGTTGCAAGTGATGAAATTAGACATTTTTTAATGATAGAAGAACTTATGGAAAAGATAGGGTATAAATATGGAGATTTTGAAGTGCATACAAATCTTTTTGAAGCTATGAAAAAAACTAATACATTAGTTGAAAGGATGGCAATTGTTCCACGATATTTAGAAGCAAATGGACTTGACCAAAATCCCAAAATTATGAAAAAACTAGAATCAAACCCTGATAAAATTAATAATGAGATTTTAAAAGCACTTAGTATTATATTAGAAGAAGAAGTTGATCATGTATATAAAGGTGATAAATGGTTTAAATATGCTTGTAAAAAAAATAATCTTGATACTGAAAATACATATTTGGAATTATTAGAAAAATATTATCCAGGAAGTACACAAGGAAAAAAACTAGATATGAATTTTGAAGCTAGAAAAAAAGCTGGATTTTCTTGTGATGAATTAAAAAGACTATCAAATAGAAATGAATGCAACTAA
- a CDS encoding response regulator, with translation MNNNFLNKIIILIVENSQIDRKILVDALKKYFPNILEASNGEEGYEIYKENKNIDIIISDLNVEKLSGINFLKLIRASNLNIPFIVTTARIEVDTMIEAINLNVSSYIPKPIDIGILLQKIDSLCENKHFESRLEEKRKEIAYLLEAVDVAALIFRMNAKGEISYMNTAMCEVSGYDKEEITSLNFDDIIHPEIPKKYINRTWDELKNGKLWKGNTKFITKEGETFYLNNTIFKTNMEDFITIAFLTTKENLEKRDFQRKVILKFQESNKREFELKTQNSELEEKFEKLKNLYEGTLNALKVLKDKNISNVRQLNHYELQGDNLTQKYEKFMNSKKEEVEVYIKSLNIEKKKNEKLIFKYDELLELVNNLKEKNTNLEEEIKNKNIKINDLNEILLNKENEKSKKGLFDFNKK, from the coding sequence ATGAATAATAATTTTTTAAATAAAATAATAATATTAATTGTAGAAAATTCACAAATAGATAGAAAAATATTAGTTGATGCTCTTAAAAAATATTTTCCAAATATTTTAGAAGCTTCAAATGGTGAAGAAGGTTACGAAATTTACAAAGAGAATAAAAATATAGATATTATAATTTCAGATTTAAATGTAGAAAAATTATCTGGAATAAATTTTCTTAAGTTAATAAGAGCATCTAATTTAAATATTCCATTTATTGTTACAACTGCTAGAATTGAAGTAGATACAATGATTGAAGCTATAAATTTAAATGTTAGTTCTTATATTCCTAAGCCAATAGATATAGGAATTCTACTACAAAAAATAGATTCACTTTGTGAGAATAAACACTTTGAATCAAGATTAGAAGAAAAGAGAAAAGAAATAGCTTATTTACTTGAAGCAGTGGATGTTGCAGCTCTTATTTTTAGAATGAATGCTAAAGGTGAAATTTCATACATGAATACTGCAATGTGTGAAGTTAGTGGATATGATAAAGAAGAAATTACATCATTAAATTTTGATGATATTATTCATCCTGAAATACCTAAAAAATATATTAATAGAACATGGGATGAATTGAAAAATGGAAAATTATGGAAAGGAAATACAAAATTTATAACAAAAGAGGGTGAAACTTTTTACCTAAATAACACTATTTTTAAGACAAATATGGAAGATTTTATTACTATAGCTTTTTTAACAACAAAAGAAAATTTAGAAAAAAGAGATTTTCAAAGAAAAGTAATATTGAAATTTCAAGAATCAAATAAAAGAGAATTTGAATTAAAGACTCAAAATAGTGAATTAGAAGAAAAATTTGAAAAATTAAAAAATTTGTATGAAGGCACATTAAATGCATTAAAAGTCCTTAAAGACAAAAACATATCAAATGTAAGACAATTAAATCATTATGAACTTCAAGGTGATAACTTAACTCAAAAATATGAAAAATTTATGAATTCAAAAAAAGAAGAAGTAGAAGTTTATATTAAAAGCTTAAATATTGAAAAGAAAAAAAATGAAAAATTAATATTTAAATATGATGAACTTTTAGAATTAGTAAATAATTTAAAAGAAAAAAATACTAATTTAGAAGAAGAGATAAAAAATAAAAATATTAAAATAAATGATTTAAATGAAATACTTCTAAATAAAGAAAATGAGAAATCAAAAAAAGGACTTTTTGATTTTAATAAGAAGTAG